A window of Ignavibacteriales bacterium contains these coding sequences:
- a CDS encoding biotin--[acetyl-CoA-carboxylase] ligase, translating into MFNIEEFDIKLDTDYIGRNFIYSDEVDSTNSVLLSSKDFNQNGTVLLAEYQSKGRGRKDREWISNSGQNLTFSILLKGEIKDQKINLINLSTAVAVAQAIENLFQLDVELKWPNDVLVHKKKIAGILLESSSKGNKISRVTVGIGINVNQPNFPGKFDIVPTSIRKEFHSIVSREKLLSEVLNNFEKLIDQLEHSHKKILNQWRNRCKMIGERIKIIEDDKIRTGIFDDIDEHGFLLLKQADKIEKIHYGDVSLR; encoded by the coding sequence GTGTTTAACATTGAAGAATTCGACATCAAACTAGATACTGACTACATAGGCAGAAATTTTATCTATAGTGATGAAGTAGATTCTACGAATAGTGTTCTTTTATCAAGTAAAGATTTTAATCAGAATGGAACTGTACTATTAGCAGAATATCAAAGCAAAGGACGCGGACGTAAAGATCGAGAATGGATCAGCAACAGCGGTCAAAATCTTACATTCTCAATTTTATTAAAAGGTGAAATCAAAGATCAAAAAATTAACTTAATTAATTTAAGTACAGCTGTTGCTGTTGCACAAGCAATTGAAAATCTTTTTCAACTGGATGTTGAACTTAAATGGCCGAATGATGTTCTTGTTCATAAAAAAAAGATTGCTGGAATTTTACTAGAATCCAGTTCTAAAGGAAATAAAATAAGTAGAGTTACTGTTGGAATCGGAATAAACGTTAATCAACCTAACTTTCCAGGGAAATTTGATATTGTCCCGACTTCAATCCGTAAAGAATTTCATTCGATTGTAAGCAGAGAAAAATTACTTAGTGAAGTATTAAACAATTTTGAAAAGTTAATTGATCAACTGGAACATTCTCATAAGAAGATATTGAACCAATGGCGCAACAGATGTAAGATGATAGGCGAAAGGATAAAAATTATTGAAGATGATAAAATTAGAACAGGAATTTTTGATGATATTGATGAGCATGGATTTCTTCTTCTGAAGCAGGCTGATAAAATTGAAAAAATC